The following are encoded together in the Methanobrevibacter oralis genome:
- a CDS encoding molybdenum cofactor biosynthesis protein MoaE — protein sequence MVVKLIEAKEDKITIADLIDDLKKSKKVDYSGAIFTFEGIVRGKEENFDLEKLILTTPNKKKTLKEIKEIVEKAKIKFNVHEISVIHYIGEFYTGDSLFLVAVLGSHREETLDALKEVIENVKYDVEFKKEEISNQGSKTILAGG from the coding sequence ATGGTTGTAAAATTAATTGAAGCAAAAGAGGACAAAATAACAATAGCTGATTTAATCGATGATTTAAAAAAAAGTAAAAAAGTTGATTATTCTGGAGCTATTTTTACTTTTGAAGGTATTGTTCGTGGAAAAGAAGAAAACTTTGATTTAGAAAAACTTATACTAACCACACCTAATAAGAAAAAAACATTAAAAGAAATTAAGGAAATTGTTGAAAAAGCAAAAATTAAATTTAATGTTCATGAAATATCTGTTATTCATTATATTGGTGAATTTTACACTGGAGATAGTTTATTTTTAGTAGCTGTTTTAGGATCACATAGAGAAGAAACCCTTGATGCATTAAAAGAAGTTATTGAAAATGTTAAGTACGATGTTGAATTTAAAAAAGAAGAAATTTCTAACCAAGGAAGTAAAACTATTCTTGCAGGAGGATAA
- the tsaA gene encoding tRNA (N6-threonylcarbamoyladenosine(37)-N6)-methyltransferase TrmO — translation MKIELESIGTIHTQFTEIEGMPIQPTGAKGIKGKIEIKEKYKDGLKDLDGFSHIHLIYLLHEVDGYMLEVKPFMDNNTHGVFATRSPKRPNRIGSSVVKIDKIEDNILHISNIDVLDGTPLLDIKPYVPQLYEDTIDELKIGWFETKHEKAKSQKSDARFK, via the coding sequence ATGAAAATCGAACTAGAATCAATTGGTACTATACATACTCAATTCACAGAAATAGAAGGAATGCCCATTCAACCAACAGGTGCCAAAGGTATTAAAGGAAAAATCGAAATAAAAGAAAAATACAAAGATGGACTAAAAGATCTTGATGGGTTTTCTCATATTCATTTAATTTATTTATTACATGAAGTTGATGGTTATATGCTTGAAGTAAAACCATTTATGGATAATAATACTCATGGAGTCTTTGCAACAAGATCCCCAAAAAGACCAAACCGTATTGGTTCTAGTGTTGTAAAAATAGATAAAATTGAAGATAATATTCTACATATTTCAAATATCGATGTTTTAGATGGGACACCACTTCTTGATATTAAACCATATGTTCCTCAATTATATGAAGATACAATTGATGAATTAAAAATAGGCTGGTTTGAAACAAAACATGAAAAAGCTAAGTCTCAAAAGTCCGATGCTCGATTTAAATAA
- a CDS encoding TOBE domain-containing protein: MELSARNQLNGKITNVEIGAVMASIKLEVTEPGIITAMITKESAEKLGLTEGDDVTAIIKSTEVIIGK, translated from the coding sequence ATGGAACTTAGTGCAAGAAATCAATTAAATGGTAAAATTACAAATGTTGAGATTGGTGCAGTAATGGCTAGTATTAAACTTGAAGTAACAGAACCTGGTATAATTACAGCTATGATTACAAAAGAATCTGCTGAAAAATTAGGTTTAACTGAAGGAGATGATGTTACAGCTATTATTAAATCAACTGAGGTAATTATTGGAAAATAA
- a CDS encoding nicotinamide-nucleotide adenylyltransferase: MNKVRGILIGRMQPVHKGHMQVINKILEEVDEIIIGIGSAQLSYELKNPFTAGERVIMLKKAFVESNIDPSRYYIIPMEDINYNAIWPSHVKMMTPPFSVVYSGNSLVKQLFKENGFNVKNPPLYDRFHLSGTEVRKRMIENSNWEELVPNATIKVINEINGIERLKNLSIKEISDLNK; encoded by the coding sequence ATGAATAAAGTTCGTGGAATATTAATTGGTAGGATGCAACCTGTACATAAAGGACATATGCAAGTTATTAATAAAATTTTAGAAGAAGTTGATGAAATTATAATTGGAATTGGTAGTGCTCAATTAAGTTATGAACTTAAAAATCCTTTTACTGCAGGTGAACGTGTAATAATGCTTAAAAAAGCATTTGTTGAATCTAATATTGATCCAAGTAGATATTATATTATACCTATGGAAGATATTAATTATAATGCAATATGGCCATCTCATGTTAAAATGATGACTCCTCCATTTTCAGTTGTTTATTCAGGTAATTCCTTAGTTAAACAATTATTTAAGGAAAATGGATTTAATGTTAAAAATCCCCCACTTTATGATAGATTTCATTTATCAGGAACCGAAGTTAGAAAAAGAATGATTGAAAATTCTAACTGGGAAGAATTAGTTCCTAATGCTACTATTAAAGTTATAAATGAGATAAATGGTATTGAAAGATTAAAAAACTTATCAATAAAAGAAATTAGTGATTTAAATAAATAA
- a CDS encoding 50S ribosomal protein L40e, which yields MARFEEAENRMFNVKICLKCNARNPAAATTCRKCGYKGLRFKAKESRG from the coding sequence ATGGCAAGATTTGAGGAAGCTGAAAACAGAATGTTCAATGTAAAAATTTGCTTAAAATGTAATGCTCGTAACCCTGCTGCTGCAACTACTTGCAGAAAATGTGGTTACAAAGGTTTAAGATTTAAAGCAAAAGAATCAAGAGGATAA
- a CDS encoding phosphoglycerol geranylgeranyltransferase encodes MNDVENYIKDILKERKIHFTLIDPDEQTPKEALEIATAAIEGGTDGIMIGGSTVEGDDVEKTCKILSDNIAVPIILFPGNINSVSSYADAIFFMSYVNSTNPYWINGAQSLAAPLVKKSGIEVLPMGYMVVEPGGTVGWVGDAKLVPRNKPKIPSIYAMSCELFGMKFFYLEAGSGADKAIPTKMIAYSKKATDDMILLVGGGIRDAEAAYSAARAGGDIIVTGTVVEETNNVKTKISELTQAIRKASEE; translated from the coding sequence ATGAATGATGTTGAAAATTATATCAAGGATATTTTAAAAGAAAGAAAAATTCATTTTACTTTAATAGATCCTGATGAACAAACACCAAAAGAAGCTTTAGAAATAGCCACTGCAGCTATTGAAGGAGGTACTGATGGTATTATGATTGGAGGATCTACTGTTGAAGGAGATGATGTTGAAAAGACTTGTAAAATATTGTCTGATAATATTGCTGTTCCAATTATTTTATTCCCAGGAAATATTAATAGTGTAAGTTCATATGCTGATGCAATATTTTTCATGAGCTATGTTAATTCTACAAATCCTTATTGGATTAATGGTGCTCAATCTTTAGCAGCACCACTTGTTAAAAAATCTGGAATTGAAGTTTTACCTATGGGTTATATGGTTGTAGAACCTGGTGGAACTGTTGGTTGGGTGGGAGATGCTAAATTAGTCCCAAGAAATAAACCTAAAATACCTTCAATTTATGCAATGTCTTGTGAGTTATTTGGAATGAAATTCTTTTATCTTGAAGCAGGCTCAGGTGCAGATAAAGCAATTCCTACTAAAATGATTGCATATTCAAAAAAAGCTACTGATGATATGATTCTTTTAGTTGGTGGAGGAATTCGTGATGCTGAGGCAGCTTATAGTGCAGCTCGTGCTGGTGGAGATATTATTGTAACTGGTACTGTTGTAGAGGAAACTAATAATGTTAAAACTAAAATA
- a CDS encoding DUF367 family protein encodes MRITVFHADECDRKKCTSIKMEKLGYCKLIYDINRIPSGSIVLNPYAEKAVSYEDYKFVEKRGIVGLDCSWNEVSSSKKFFSLSKYHRSLPFLIATNPVNYGKPCILSTVEAISATLYITRFKDEAHKILDGFKWGHTFLELNHNLLETYSEADTSEEVVKIQNEFLESHE; translated from the coding sequence ATGAGAATTACAGTTTTTCATGCAGATGAATGTGATAGAAAAAAATGCACCTCTATTAAGATGGAAAAGTTAGGATATTGTAAATTAATTTATGATATAAATAGAATACCATCAGGGTCTATTGTATTAAATCCTTATGCAGAAAAGGCTGTATCATATGAAGACTATAAATTTGTTGAAAAACGAGGAATTGTAGGGCTTGATTGTTCTTGGAATGAAGTTTCAAGTTCTAAAAAATTCTTTTCTTTATCAAAATATCATAGGTCACTTCCTTTTTTAATAGCTACTAATCCAGTTAATTATGGTAAACCTTGTATTTTATCCACGGTTGAAGCTATTTCAGCTACATTGTATATTACTCGTTTTAAAGATGAAGCTCATAAAATATTAGATGGTTTTAAATGGGGTCATACCTTTTTAGAACTTAATCATAATCTTTTAGAAACCTATAGTGAAGCTGATACAAGTGAGGAAGTAGTTAAAATTCAAAATGAATTTTTGGAATCTCATGAATGA